The window CTCAGCCATGCAGTCATTGTCGTCTTTTGGCAAAAAGCTGGTGAGGCGGCGTGTGCTGCGGAGCAGCCAGGAGGACACGCCGTTCGCCCGCTGCCTCACCACCCTGGACCTGATTGCGCTCGGCGTGGGTGCCACGCTGGGCGCCGGGGTGTACGTTCTCGCCGGCGAGGTGGCCAGGGAGAAGGCGGGGCCTGCCATCATCCTCTGCTTCCTGATCGCGGCGCTGTCCTCCGTTCTGGCCGGCCTGTGCTATGCTGAGTTCGGCGCTCGCGTGCCCAAGACCGGCTCGGCCTACCTGTACAGCTACGTAACCGTGGGCGAGATCTGGGCCTTCATCACGGGCTGGAACCTCATCCTCTCCTACATGATTGGTGAGTGCATGAGGCTGGACTCaaccaaagtcccaggttcaaaccccaattactaccatcatgtccctgagcaggacacttaaccctgagtgtctccagggggggactgtccctgtaactactgattgtaagtggctctggataagggcgtctggtaaatttgCCTCTCTTTTCTCACAGGAACAGCCAGCGTTGCCCGTGCCTGGAGCTCCACCTTCGATAATCttgtggagcagaagatctCCCTCTTCTACAAAAGCTTCATGTCGATGAACGTCCCGGCCCTGGCCAAGTACCCGGACCTGTTTGCTCTCATCCTGGTTTTATTGCTGACTGGTGAGGTGCTCTGCAGTCCATGATGTATTTCCCAGTAAAAAGTTGAGTCGATATCGCAGTAATAAATCAAGTTGTGTATCTGCACAGCTCTAGGTCCAAGTCATCAGCACTTGTTTTTGTCTGGTTTCTCTGTTAAATTGGGACTTGGAGATAACCCAGTGCTGTTGTCTTCTGCCACAGGACTTCTTGCATTTGGTGTAAGTGAATCCGCGCTGGTCAACAAGATCTTCACAGGGATCAACCTGGTGGTGCTGAGCTTTGTCATCATCTCTGGGTTTGTGAAGGGGGATGTGGCCAATTGGAACCTTACAGTGGAGAACTTCATAAATGACATGAACTCCAGTAGTCCAGAGTGAGTGTCCTGCTCCTGATGCTACGACTGTCACAGAACATGAGATGATGGTCCAAATCTACTCTGGTTTGCTAGAAATACATCCttaaccagagcaacttacaaccagtagtgacagggacagtttaAACATGGGCAAGTGTACCACCACCCCTTTTTTATATTGAATTACAAATCACGAGAATCTAAAATGCTTCTTCTAATTTGTCCTCCAGTTTGAAGACATCCTGCTTGGTTTGCTTCGACTAGTCATCTGAGTGCATGTGATTTTCAGAACTGTGTGTATTGATGTTCAATATCAATTATTATCTGCACATGTAGTACATGGTGTGTAGAAATGCTGATTACTGCTGTCTCTGGGCTGCTACCTTCTCAGGCTGATCGAGGAGACGTTTGGGGAAGGCGGCTTTGCGCCATTCGGGTTTAAAGGAATACTTGCTGGTGCTGCAACCTGCTTCTATGCGTTTGTGGGTTTTGACTGCATTGCAACAACTAGTACGTCATCTTCTTCTTTTAGCTGGAAAAGGTTTGAGGTATGTGTGGCAGAACCTAACGTGCTGTTGCCTTCATAGGCGAGGAAGCCAAAAACCCCATGCGCTCCATACCCATCGGCATCGTAGCGTCTCTCCTGATCTgcttttttgcatattttgggGTATCTGCTGCACTCACCCTCATGAGACCCTATTATCTGCTGGACACCTCCAGCCCCTTACCCGACGCGTTCCAGCGGGTGGGCTGGTCCCCCGCCCGCTACATCGTGGCTGTGGGCTCGCTCTGCGCCCTCTCCACCAGGTGGGCACACACATCTCCTCCTCAAATTTAACAGCGTCCTCAGAATATtcatacatgttgttgttgctgtgtaatta of the Denticeps clupeoides chromosome 18, fDenClu1.1, whole genome shotgun sequence genome contains:
- the slc7a3b gene encoding cationic amino acid transporter 3 isoform X1, with product MVGGCSSLIGSSVASAMQSLSSFGKKLVRRRVLRSSQEDTPFARCLTTLDLIALGVGATLGAGVYVLAGEVAREKAGPAIILCFLIAALSSVLAGLCYAEFGARVPKTGSAYLYSYVTVGEIWAFITGWNLILSYMIGTASVARAWSSTFDNLVEQKISLFYKSFMSMNVPALAKYPDLFALILVLLLTGLLAFGVSESALVNKIFTGINLVVLSFVIISGFVKGDVANWNLTVENFINDMNSSSPELIEETFGEGGFAPFGFKGILAGAATCFYAFVGFDCIATTSEEAKNPMRSIPIGIVASLLICFFAYFGVSAALTLMRPYYLLDTSSPLPDAFQRVGWSPARYIVAVGSLCALSTSLLGSMFPMPRVIYAMAEDGLLFRCLSHMHKKTKTPVLATIVSGFVAAFMAFLFELAALVDLMSIGTLLAYTLVAVCVLILRYQPGTLGSDGPEEKLMELQKLHCGLEKEGVVDADSSDEYSQELETKPLKERFSLKLLLCPSCETPTKTSGLIVYTTTATICCLFTLLCVVLAMGGDELLDGRPLPVAAVALLVILSFICVVIIWRQPQSSEVLAFKVPMLPVLPLAAVFVNVYLMMQLDGATWLRFAVWMLIGFLIYFFYGITNSSEGTEKKKHIYLADEHEPDQTTP
- the slc7a3b gene encoding cationic amino acid transporter 3 isoform X2; the protein is MQSLSSFGKKLVRRRVLRSSQEDTPFARCLTTLDLIALGVGATLGAGVYVLAGEVAREKAGPAIILCFLIAALSSVLAGLCYAEFGARVPKTGSAYLYSYVTVGEIWAFITGWNLILSYMIGTASVARAWSSTFDNLVEQKISLFYKSFMSMNVPALAKYPDLFALILVLLLTGLLAFGVSESALVNKIFTGINLVVLSFVIISGFVKGDVANWNLTVENFINDMNSSSPELIEETFGEGGFAPFGFKGILAGAATCFYAFVGFDCIATTSEEAKNPMRSIPIGIVASLLICFFAYFGVSAALTLMRPYYLLDTSSPLPDAFQRVGWSPARYIVAVGSLCALSTSLLGSMFPMPRVIYAMAEDGLLFRCLSHMHKKTKTPVLATIVSGFVAAFMAFLFELAALVDLMSIGTLLAYTLVAVCVLILRYQPGTLGSDGPEEKLMELQKLHCGLEKEGVVDADSSDEYSQELETKPLKERFSLKLLLCPSCETPTKTSGLIVYTTTATICCLFTLLCVVLAMGGDELLDGRPLPVAAVALLVILSFICVVIIWRQPQSSEVLAFKVPMLPVLPLAAVFVNVYLMMQLDGATWLRFAVWMLIGFLIYFFYGITNSSEGTEKKKHIYLADEHEPDQTTP